Part of the Kitasatospora sp. NBC_00374 genome is shown below.
ATCTCGTCCACGACGTCGACATCGAGGATCCGCTCCTCGAAGTCTCCGGGCGGCGGGGTGGGCGAACTGCGGCGGGCCATCGCGGCGGGGCTCCCTTGCGTCAGTCGGCTGCGTCAGATCTTGTCGGACCGAGTCTGTGATAACTGAGTCGAACCGTACGGAGGCACGGCGCCCCCCATTGTGGACCCTCCCGCCGACAGCCACTGCCGCAGGCCACCCGCCGCCCCCGCTTCCGCCCGTGGCGAACGCGCCCCGCGCGCGGACACATCACGCACCGTTGCGCGTTACACCACAATGGGGGAACGCCATCCGCCCCCTGACCAAGCCGAAGACGGAACGCCTCCCGCCTCCACGGAAGACCGACCGCTTCCCCGAAAGGACCGGAAACCCGCATGGCCAACCCGGCTCCCGCCTCCACCCGAGGCCTCGCCATCACCGAGCACCGCCTGGCCAACGGCCTGCGGGTGGTGCTGTCCGAGGACCACCTCACCCCGGTCACCGCCGTCTGCCTCTGGTACGACGTCGGCTCCCGACACGAGGTCAAGGGCCGCACCGGCCTGGCCCACCTCTTCGAGCACCTGATGTTCCAGGGCTCCGCCAACGTCAGCAACAACGGCCACTTCGAGCTGGTCCAGGGCGCCGGCGGCTCGCTCAACGGCACCACCAGCTTCGAGCGCACCAACTACTTCGAGACCATGCCCGCCCACCAGTTGGAGCTCGCCCTCTGGCTCGAGGCCGACCGCATGGGCTCGCTGCTCGTCGCCCTCGACGAGACCTCGATGGAGAACCAGCGCGACGTCGTCAAGAACGAACGCCGCCAGCGCTACGACAACGTGCCCTACGGCACCGCCTTCGAGAAGCTCACCGCACTCTCCTTCCCGGACGGCCACCCGTACCACCACACCCCGATCGGCTCCATGGCCGACCTGGACGCGGCCACCCTGGAGGACGCCCGCACGTTCTTCCGCACGTACTACGCGCCCAACAACGCCGTGCTCTCCATCGTCGGCGACCTCGACCCCGAGCAGACCATCGCCTGGGTCGAGAAGTACTTCGGCAGCATCCCCGCCCACGACGGCAAGCAGCCCCCGCGCGACGGCACCCTCCCCGACACCCTCGGCCGCGAGGTCCGCGAGGTCATCCACGAGGACGTCCCCTCCCGCGCGCTGATGGCCTCCTACCGCCTCCCGCACGACGGCACCCGCGAGGCCGACGCCGCCGACCTGGCCCTCACCATCCTCGGCTCCGGCGAATCCAGCCGCCTCTACAACCGCCTGGTCCGGCACGACCGCACCGCCGTCGCCGCCAGCTTCGGCCTGCTCCGCCTCGCCGGCGCACCCTCGCTCGGCTGGCTCGACGTGAAGACCTCCGGCGACGCCACCATCGAGCAGATCCAGGCCGCCGCGGACGAGGAACTCGCCCGCTTCGCCACCGAAGGCCCCACCGCCGAGGAACTCGAACGCGCCCAGGCCCAGATCGAACGCGAGTGGCTCGACCGGCTCACCACCGTCGCCGGCCGCGCCGACGAACTCTGCCGCTTCGCCGTCCTGTTCGGCGACCCCGAGCTGCTCAACAACGCCCTCACCAAGGTCCTCGACGTCACCGCCGAGGAGGTCAGGGCCGTCGCCGCCGCCCGACTCCACCCCGAGAACCGGGCCGTCCTCGTCTACGAACCCACCACCGACGACGACACCACCGCCGACACGACCACCGAGGAGACGGCGGCATGAGCACCGACCCCACCCCCGCGATGACCTTCCACCCCCAGCCCCGGCCCGGCACCCCCACCCCGTGGGCCTTCCCTGCACCCGAGCGCGCCACCCTGGCCAACGGCCTCACCGTGCTCCACTGCCACCGCCCCGGCCAGCAGCTGGTCGCCGTCGACATCGTCATCGACGCCCCGCTCGCCGCCGAACCCGAAGGCCTGGACGGCGTCGCCAACATCCTCGCCCGCGCCCTCAGCGAGGGCACCGACACCCTCACCGCCGAGGAGTACGCCGGCGAGCTGGAACGCGCCGGCGCCACCCTCGACGCCCACGCCGACCACCCCGCCATCCGCGTCTCCCTCGAAGTGCCCGCCTCCCGCCTCGAACGCGGACTCACCCTGCTCGGCGACGCCCTGCGCGCCCCCGCCCTGCCCACCGACGAGATCGAGCGCCTGGTCGCCAACCGGCTCGACGAGATCGTCCACGAGCAGGCCAACCCGGCGCGGCGCTCCGCCAAGGCCCTCTACGCCACCCTCTTCGACGACGCCGACCGCCTCTCCCGCCCCCGCAGCGGCACCGCCGACACCGTCAAGACCATCGACCGCCCCGCCGTCCAGGCCTTCTACGACGCCCACGTCCGACCGGCCACCGCCAGCGCCGTGGTCGTCGGCGACCTCACCGGCATCGACCTGATCCCGCTGCTCGAAACCACCCTCGGCCGCTGGACCGGCAGCACGGACGCCCCCAGCGTGCACGCCCCCGTCACCGCCGACGACACCGGCCGCGTCGTCATCGTCGACCGCCCCGGCTCCGTCCAGACCCAGCTCCTGATCGGCCGGATCGGCCCCGACCGCCACGACCCCGCCTGGGCGGCCCAGATCCTCGGCACCTACTGCCTCGGCGGCACCCTCACCTCCCGCCTCGACCGCGTCCTGCGCGAGGAGAAGGGCTACACCTACGGCGTCCGCTCCTTCGCCCAGCCGCTGCGCTCCGCGGCCGACGGCTCCGGCCGCGCCCTGCTCGCCATCAGCGGCTCGGTGGACACCGCCTCCACCGCCCCCGCCCTCGCCGACACCTGGACCATCCTGCGGACCCTCGCCGCCGAGGGCCTCACCGACGCCGAGCGCGAGGACGCCGTCCAGTTCCTGGTCGGCGTCGCCCCACTCAAGTTCGAGACGGCCGGCTCCGTCGCCGCCACCCTCGCCGACCAGGTCGAGCAGTACCTGCCCGACGACTTCCAGGCCGAGGTCTACCGCGAGCTCGCCGAACTCGGCACCGACGCGGCCACCGAGGCCGTCGTCGCCGCCTTCCCCCCGGACCGCCTGGTCACCGTCCTGGTCGGCGACGCCTCCGTGATCGCCGAACCGGTCAAGGAACTCGGCATCGGCGACGTCACCGTGATCGCCAACTGACCACGGACCCCGCGGGCCCGGTGGAGCAGCAGCTCCGCCGGGCCCCTCGCACATCCGCAGACCGGCCGAGGGCCGAGCGGCCTGCCACCGACCGGCCGAGACAGGGGAAGACACGCAGACCGTTGCCGTCACCGGCGCCGAGGGATTCATAGGCTCGCACCTCGTCGAGGCTGCCGGGGCGTCTCGCCACGGAACTCCACAGAGCGGTGCGGTCCGGGGCGGCCGACGGAACCGTCGTCCGGATGGGATCCCTGGCAGGCCACCGGGACTTCGTCGACGTGCGCGACATCGCGCGGTCGGTCGTCACCGCCGCCCGCACACCGGCCCGCCTCCCGCGGATCATCAACATCGGCAGTGGGCGCGCCCGGCCGGTGCGCGCGATAGCCGAGGGCCTCGTCGCGGCGAGCCGCTACGGCGGCACGGTCGCCGAGAACGGGCCCGGCTCGGCGCGCTCGGCCGGCGTGGCCTGGCAGCAGGCCGACATCTCCCGGGCCGGCCGAGCCCCGGGGTGGCAGCCGGGAATCACGCTGGCCCAGGGCCTCCACGACCTCTGGCGGGCCACCGGCGCCGGCCAGGACTAGCGATGAGCAGCGGCCCCAATTGCGTTGCGCCCGCTGCCCGGAGTGTGGGTAGATAACTCCCGCAACCGCTGCGACGGATCACGGAA
Proteins encoded:
- a CDS encoding NAD-dependent epimerase/dehydratase family protein, whose protein sequence is MPGRLATELHRAVRSGAADGTVVRMGSLAGHRDFVDVRDIARSVVTAARTPARLPRIINIGSGRARPVRAIAEGLVAASRYGGTVAENGPGSARSAGVAWQQADISRAGRAPGWQPGITLAQGLHDLWRATGAGQD
- a CDS encoding M16 family metallopeptidase, with the protein product MTFHPQPRPGTPTPWAFPAPERATLANGLTVLHCHRPGQQLVAVDIVIDAPLAAEPEGLDGVANILARALSEGTDTLTAEEYAGELERAGATLDAHADHPAIRVSLEVPASRLERGLTLLGDALRAPALPTDEIERLVANRLDEIVHEQANPARRSAKALYATLFDDADRLSRPRSGTADTVKTIDRPAVQAFYDAHVRPATASAVVVGDLTGIDLIPLLETTLGRWTGSTDAPSVHAPVTADDTGRVVIVDRPGSVQTQLLIGRIGPDRHDPAWAAQILGTYCLGGTLTSRLDRVLREEKGYTYGVRSFAQPLRSAADGSGRALLAISGSVDTASTAPALADTWTILRTLAAEGLTDAEREDAVQFLVGVAPLKFETAGSVAATLADQVEQYLPDDFQAEVYRELAELGTDAATEAVVAAFPPDRLVTVLVGDASVIAEPVKELGIGDVTVIAN
- a CDS encoding M16 family metallopeptidase, translating into MANPAPASTRGLAITEHRLANGLRVVLSEDHLTPVTAVCLWYDVGSRHEVKGRTGLAHLFEHLMFQGSANVSNNGHFELVQGAGGSLNGTTSFERTNYFETMPAHQLELALWLEADRMGSLLVALDETSMENQRDVVKNERRQRYDNVPYGTAFEKLTALSFPDGHPYHHTPIGSMADLDAATLEDARTFFRTYYAPNNAVLSIVGDLDPEQTIAWVEKYFGSIPAHDGKQPPRDGTLPDTLGREVREVIHEDVPSRALMASYRLPHDGTREADAADLALTILGSGESSRLYNRLVRHDRTAVAASFGLLRLAGAPSLGWLDVKTSGDATIEQIQAAADEELARFATEGPTAEELERAQAQIEREWLDRLTTVAGRADELCRFAVLFGDPELLNNALTKVLDVTAEEVRAVAAARLHPENRAVLVYEPTTDDDTTADTTTEETAA